The following are from one region of the Pseudomonas putida genome:
- a CDS encoding FAD-dependent oxidoreductase encodes MQPLRTLSLWMDQLDEPLCARPALREDLNADVCIIGAGYTGLWTAYYLKRQAPQLNIAVIDANIAGFGASGRNGGWLMGNLLGEDRLLATLSPQQRRASIDLLHGIPDEVHSVLQREGIDCDYRKGGVLYCAARYPEQERSLRAYLDDLYRQGMTEDDYRWLRPEQLDAQLRVSNAYGAIYSPHTATIQPAKLARGLARAVGALGVPIYENTPAIDWQPGEVRTPLARIRCQWMVPAVEGYAVSLPPLGKHQLPVQSLLVATAPLPEATWEQIGLNRGQAFSESSRQVTYGQRTADNRLVFGARGGYRFGGRLRENFTLTEQEIELRRYLFSELFPQLKHVRITHSWGGNLGMARRFRPHMLCDRQRGIALAGGYGGEGVGATNLGGRTLAALILNQHNELTAQPWVLDNRPVASLASWPPEPCRWLGYNAIIQSFVHEDRTLANPASAPWRRRLASNLADFMEGFMR; translated from the coding sequence ATGCAACCCCTGCGCACGCTCAGCCTGTGGATGGACCAGCTTGACGAGCCGCTGTGCGCCCGCCCGGCCCTGCGCGAGGACCTGAACGCGGATGTGTGCATCATCGGCGCCGGCTACACCGGCCTGTGGACCGCCTACTACCTAAAGCGTCAGGCGCCGCAGCTGAACATCGCCGTGATCGACGCCAACATTGCCGGCTTCGGTGCTTCCGGGCGCAACGGCGGCTGGCTGATGGGCAACCTGCTCGGCGAAGACCGCCTGCTGGCCACCCTGTCGCCGCAACAGCGCCGCGCCAGCATCGACCTGCTGCATGGCATACCCGATGAAGTGCACAGCGTGCTGCAACGCGAAGGCATCGACTGCGACTACCGCAAAGGCGGCGTGCTGTACTGCGCCGCGCGCTACCCGGAACAGGAGCGCAGTCTGCGCGCCTACCTCGACGATCTTTATCGCCAAGGCATGACCGAGGACGACTACCGCTGGCTGCGCCCCGAACAGCTGGACGCCCAGTTGCGGGTCAGCAACGCCTATGGCGCCATCTACAGCCCGCACACCGCAACCATCCAACCCGCCAAGCTGGCGCGTGGCCTGGCCCGGGCGGTAGGAGCGCTGGGCGTACCCATCTACGAAAACACACCCGCCATCGACTGGCAGCCCGGTGAGGTGCGTACCCCATTGGCGCGCATTCGATGCCAATGGATGGTACCCGCCGTGGAGGGCTACGCCGTCAGCCTGCCACCACTGGGCAAACATCAGCTGCCGGTACAAAGCCTGCTGGTGGCCACCGCCCCCCTGCCGGAAGCCACCTGGGAACAGATCGGCCTGAACCGGGGCCAGGCCTTCAGCGAGAGCAGCCGCCAGGTCACCTACGGCCAGCGCACCGCCGACAACCGCCTGGTGTTCGGCGCCCGTGGCGGCTACCGCTTCGGTGGCCGCCTGCGCGAAAACTTCACCCTCACTGAACAGGAAATCGAGCTGCGCCGCTACCTGTTCAGCGAACTGTTCCCTCAGCTGAAGCACGTGCGCATCACCCATTCCTGGGGCGGCAACCTGGGCATGGCGCGGCGCTTCCGCCCGCACATGCTCTGCGACCGCCAGCGTGGCATCGCCCTGGCCGGCGGCTACGGCGGTGAAGGTGTCGGCGCCACCAACCTGGGCGGGCGCACCCTGGCGGCGCTGATCCTCAACCAGCACAACGAGCTGACCGCGCAACCCTGGGTGCTCGACAACCGCCCGGTTGCGAGCCTTGCCAGCTGGCCGCCCGAGCCGTGCCGGTGGCTCGGCTACAACGCGATCATCCAGAGTTTCGTCCACGAGGACCGGACCCTTGCCAACCCCGCCAGTGCGCCTTGGAGGCGGCGCCTTGCCAGCAACCTTGCAGACTTCATGGAAGGCTTCATGCGCTGA
- a CDS encoding nuclear transport factor 2 family protein, translating to MTATTLPDGPEQTSLTADTVLRYHLCWKHRDLDGVIALYHPDIQYHDFFQNRVLGYQELHDYVRACLPHEAGEDIVHIDRIRVDGCTAFIQYQVTVQGGDGLVAFQSSEAITVKDGLIWQVNEYATLVRQNGSGHPSSGPRPATSRLGLSPRQLSTMAQDLEHYFQRQRPYLDPELDLQQVADASGYSRNQISYLLNQVLGRSFYRYVNQARLQHLMASLDDDSVEATIDELAFNAGFNSLSAFYKCFREHTGLTPKAYLKQISLRART from the coding sequence ATGACCGCCACCACCCTCCCCGACGGCCCCGAGCAGACCTCGCTCACCGCCGACACCGTGCTGCGCTACCACCTGTGCTGGAAGCACCGCGACCTCGACGGCGTCATTGCGCTCTACCACCCCGACATCCAGTACCACGACTTCTTCCAGAACCGCGTGCTCGGCTACCAGGAACTGCACGACTACGTGCGCGCCTGCCTGCCCCATGAAGCCGGCGAGGACATCGTCCACATCGACCGCATCCGCGTCGATGGCTGTACCGCGTTCATCCAGTACCAGGTCACGGTGCAGGGTGGTGACGGGCTGGTGGCGTTCCAGTCCAGCGAGGCGATCACCGTCAAGGACGGCCTGATCTGGCAAGTAAACGAGTACGCCACGCTGGTCCGTCAGAACGGCAGCGGCCACCCCAGCAGCGGCCCGCGCCCAGCCACCAGCCGCCTTGGCCTGTCCCCCCGGCAACTGTCGACCATGGCCCAGGACCTGGAGCACTACTTCCAGCGCCAGCGCCCCTACCTGGACCCGGAGCTGGACCTGCAGCAGGTTGCCGACGCCAGCGGCTACAGCCGCAACCAGATCTCCTACCTGCTCAACCAGGTACTCGGGCGAAGCTTTTACCGCTACGTCAACCAGGCCCGCCTGCAGCACCTGATGGCCAGCCTCGATGACGACAGCGTCGAGGCCACGATCGACGAGTTGGCGTTCAATGCCGGTTTCAACTCGCTGTCAGCGTTCTACAAGTGCTTCCGCGAACACACCGGGCTCACCCCCAAGGCGTACCTGAAGCAAATTTCCCTGCGTGCACGCACGTAG
- a CDS encoding peptide ABC transporter ATP-binding protein — MAVVLSARELTRHYEVSRGLFKGHALVRALNGVSFELEAGKTLAVVGESGCGKSTLARALTLIEEPSSGSLQIAGTEVKGASKSERKQLRRDVQMVFQSPYASLNPRQKIGDQLAEPLLINTSLSKAERREKVQKMMEQVGLRPEHYQRYPHMFSGGQRQRIALARAMMLQPKVLVADEPTSALDVSIQAQVLNLFMDLQKEFNTAYVFISHNLAVVRHVADQVLVMYLGRPAEMGPKEDIYERPLHPYTQALLSATPAIHPDPLKPKIRIAGELPNPLNPPDGCAFHKRCPYATERCAKEVPALRQVGTRQVACHYAEQFL, encoded by the coding sequence ATGGCCGTCGTTCTATCCGCCCGGGAGCTGACCCGGCATTACGAAGTCTCCCGCGGGCTGTTCAAGGGCCACGCCCTGGTCCGCGCGCTGAATGGCGTGTCGTTCGAACTGGAGGCCGGCAAGACCCTGGCCGTGGTCGGCGAGTCCGGCTGCGGCAAGTCCACCCTGGCCCGCGCCCTGACCCTGATCGAAGAGCCGTCGTCCGGTTCGCTGCAAATTGCCGGCACCGAAGTGAAAGGCGCCAGCAAGAGCGAGCGCAAGCAACTGCGCCGCGACGTACAGATGGTGTTCCAGAGCCCCTACGCCTCGCTCAACCCACGGCAGAAGATTGGTGACCAGCTGGCCGAGCCGCTGCTGATCAACACCTCGCTAAGCAAGGCCGAGCGGCGAGAAAAGGTGCAGAAGATGATGGAACAGGTCGGCCTGCGCCCCGAGCATTACCAGCGCTACCCGCACATGTTCTCCGGTGGCCAGCGCCAGCGTATCGCCCTGGCCCGGGCAATGATGCTGCAACCCAAGGTGCTGGTGGCGGACGAGCCGACCTCGGCGCTGGACGTGTCGATCCAGGCTCAGGTGCTGAACCTGTTCATGGACTTGCAGAAGGAGTTCAACACCGCCTATGTGTTCATCTCGCACAACCTGGCGGTGGTGCGGCATGTGGCCGATCAGGTACTGGTGATGTATTTGGGGCGGCCGGCGGAGATGGGGCCGAAAGAAGATATTTACGAACGACCATTGCACCCGTATACCCAGGCATTGCTATCGGCCACGCCGGCGATTCACCCGGACCCGTTGAAGCCGAAGATCCGTATTGCCGGGGAGTTGCCCAACCCGCTGAACCCGCCGGATGGGTGTGCGTTTCACAAGCGCTGCCCGTATGCGACCGAGCGGTGTGCCAAGGAAGTGCCGGCGCTTAGGCAGGTGGGTACCCGGCAGGTGGCTTGTCACTATGCCGAGCAGTTCCTCTAA
- a CDS encoding ABC transporter ATP-binding protein — protein MSLLQINNLNVRFGDANAVPVVDGLDLMVEAGEILAIVGESGSGKSVTMMALMGLIDAPGRITADALTFDGTDMLKLSGRQRRKVVGKDIAMVFQDPMTALNPSYTVGYQIEEVLRQHLGLKGKAARQRALELLKKVEIPAAESRLDAYPHQLSGGMSQRVAIAMAIAGEPKLLIADEPTTALDVTIQAQIMELLVNLQKERNMALILITHDLAVVAETARRVCVMYAGQAVEVGQVPELFDVPAHPYSEALLAAIPEHSIGAERLATLPGIVPGRYDRPVGCLLSPRCPYVQDNCRRQRPPLDPQAHGLVRCFYPLNQEVA, from the coding sequence ATGTCACTGTTGCAAATCAACAACCTTAACGTGCGCTTCGGCGACGCCAATGCGGTACCGGTGGTCGATGGCCTGGACCTGATGGTGGAGGCCGGCGAGATCCTGGCCATTGTCGGCGAATCCGGCTCGGGCAAGTCCGTGACCATGATGGCCCTGATGGGCCTGATCGATGCCCCGGGGCGCATCACTGCCGACGCACTCACCTTCGACGGCACCGACATGCTCAAGCTCAGCGGCCGGCAGCGACGCAAGGTGGTGGGCAAGGACATCGCCATGGTCTTCCAGGACCCGATGACCGCGCTCAACCCCAGCTACACCGTGGGCTATCAGATCGAGGAAGTGCTGCGCCAGCACCTGGGCCTGAAGGGCAAGGCCGCACGCCAGCGTGCCCTGGAGCTGCTGAAAAAGGTCGAGATCCCGGCTGCCGAAAGCCGCCTGGACGCCTACCCGCACCAACTGTCCGGCGGCATGAGCCAGCGCGTGGCGATTGCCATGGCGATTGCCGGCGAGCCCAAGCTGCTGATTGCCGACGAGCCCACCACTGCGCTGGACGTGACCATCCAGGCGCAGATCATGGAGCTGCTGGTCAACCTGCAGAAGGAGCGCAACATGGCGCTCATCCTGATCACCCACGACCTCGCCGTGGTCGCCGAAACGGCCAGGCGGGTGTGCGTGATGTACGCCGGCCAGGCCGTGGAAGTGGGCCAGGTGCCGGAGCTGTTCGATGTGCCCGCTCACCCCTACAGCGAAGCGTTGCTGGCGGCGATCCCCGAGCACAGCATCGGTGCCGAACGCCTGGCCACCCTGCCCGGCATCGTCCCCGGCCGCTACGACCGCCCCGTGGGGTGCCTGCTGTCACCGCGCTGCCCGTACGTGCAGGACAACTGCCGGCGCCAGCGCCCGCCCCTCGATCCCCAGGCCCATGGCCTGGTGCGTTGCTTCTACCCGCTGAACCAGGAGGTGGCGTGA
- a CDS encoding ABC transporter permease subunit — MTSPIPKSVTPASPVDQSLLYPSPYKEFWQAFARNKGAVMGLAFMCLVVFCALFAPWVAPHDPSEQYREFLLTPPVWLEGGSWQFILGTDELGRDLLSRLIQGARLSLLIGLSSVLMSLIPGILLGLLAGFFPQLLGPSIMRLMDVMLALPSLLLAVAIVAILGPGLINTVIAIAIVSLPSYVRLTRAAVMGELNRDYVTAARLAGAGLPRLMFVTVLPNCMAPLIVQATLSFSSAILDAAALGFLGLGVQPPTPEWGTMLASARDYIERAWWVVSLPGLTILLSVLAINLMGDGLRDALDPKLKNAA, encoded by the coding sequence ATGACTAGCCCGATTCCGAAATCCGTCACGCCGGCCAGCCCGGTGGACCAGAGCCTGCTCTACCCCTCACCGTACAAAGAATTCTGGCAAGCCTTCGCCCGCAACAAAGGCGCGGTGATGGGCCTGGCCTTCATGTGCCTGGTGGTGTTCTGCGCGCTGTTCGCGCCGTGGGTCGCCCCGCACGACCCGAGCGAGCAGTACCGCGAGTTCCTGCTGACCCCGCCGGTGTGGCTCGAAGGTGGCAGCTGGCAGTTCATCCTCGGCACCGACGAGCTGGGCCGCGACCTGCTTTCGCGGCTGATCCAGGGCGCGCGGCTGTCGCTGCTGATCGGCCTGTCGTCGGTGCTGATGTCGTTGATCCCTGGCATCCTGCTGGGCCTGCTGGCCGGTTTCTTCCCGCAACTGCTCGGCCCGTCGATCATGCGCCTGATGGACGTGATGCTGGCCCTGCCCTCGCTGCTGCTGGCAGTAGCCATCGTCGCCATCCTCGGCCCAGGCCTGATCAACACCGTGATCGCCATCGCCATCGTGTCGTTGCCATCCTACGTGCGCCTGACCCGCGCCGCCGTGATGGGCGAGCTGAACCGCGACTACGTCACCGCCGCCCGCCTGGCGGGTGCAGGGCTGCCACGGCTGATGTTCGTCACCGTGCTGCCCAACTGCATGGCACCGCTGATCGTGCAAGCCACCCTCAGCTTCTCTTCGGCCATCCTCGACGCCGCCGCTCTGGGCTTCCTCGGCCTTGGCGTGCAGCCGCCGACCCCGGAGTGGGGCACCATGCTGGCTTCGGCCCGCGACTACATCGAGCGCGCCTGGTGGGTAGTGAGCTTGCCCGGCCTGACCATTCTGCTCAGTGTGCTGGCAATCAACCTGATGGGCGACGGCCTGCGCGATGCGCTGGACCCGAAACTCAAGAACGCCGCCTGA
- a CDS encoding ABC transporter permease subunit, producing the protein MLSFIARRLGLLIPTFFGITLLTFALIRLIPGDPVEVMMGERRVDPEMHAQAMERLGLNKPLPVQYLDYVGKLAQGDLGESLRTRESVWHEFLTLFPATLELAFAALLFAGIVGLLAGVIAALKRGSLFDHGVMGISLAGYSMPIFWWGLILIMFFSVSLGWTPVSGRIDLLYDIEPKTGFMLIDTLLSDEEGAFKDAVMHLILPAIVLGTIPLAVIARMTRSSMLEVLREDYIRTARAKGLSPARVVFVHGLRNALIPVLTVFGLQVGTLLAGAVLTETIFSWPGIGKWLIEAIGARDYPVVQNGILLIACLVILVNFVVDILYGLANPRIRHQR; encoded by the coding sequence ATGTTGAGCTTTATTGCCCGGCGCCTTGGCCTGCTGATACCGACCTTTTTCGGTATCACCTTGCTGACCTTCGCGCTCATACGCCTGATCCCCGGCGACCCGGTGGAAGTGATGATGGGCGAGCGCAGGGTCGACCCCGAAATGCATGCCCAGGCCATGGAGCGCCTTGGCCTGAACAAGCCGCTGCCGGTCCAGTACCTGGACTATGTCGGCAAGCTGGCCCAGGGTGACCTCGGTGAATCGCTGCGCACCCGCGAGAGCGTGTGGCACGAGTTCCTCACCCTGTTCCCGGCCACCCTCGAACTGGCCTTCGCCGCCCTGCTGTTCGCCGGCATCGTCGGCCTGCTGGCCGGGGTGATTGCCGCGCTCAAGCGCGGTTCGCTGTTCGACCATGGGGTAATGGGCATTTCCCTGGCCGGTTACTCGATGCCGATCTTCTGGTGGGGCCTGATCCTGATCATGTTCTTCTCGGTGAGCCTGGGCTGGACCCCGGTGTCCGGGCGCATCGACCTACTCTATGACATCGAGCCGAAGACCGGTTTCATGCTCATCGACACCCTGCTCAGCGACGAGGAAGGCGCTTTCAAGGACGCGGTGATGCACCTGATCCTGCCGGCCATCGTGCTCGGCACCATCCCGCTGGCGGTGATCGCCCGCATGACCCGCTCGTCGATGCTCGAAGTGCTGCGCGAGGACTACATCCGCACCGCCCGCGCCAAAGGCCTGTCGCCAGCTCGCGTGGTGTTCGTGCACGGCCTGCGCAACGCGCTGATCCCGGTGCTGACCGTGTTCGGCCTGCAGGTCGGCACGCTGCTGGCCGGTGCAGTGCTGACCGAAACCATCTTTTCCTGGCCGGGCATCGGCAAGTGGCTGATCGAAGCCATCGGTGCCCGTGACTACCCCGTGGTCCAGAACGGCATCCTGTTGATCGCCTGCCTGGTAATCCTGGTCAACTTCGTCGTGGACATCCTCTACGGCCTGGCCAACCCACGCATCCGTCATCAGCGCTGA
- a CDS encoding OprD family porin, which produces MKTFTLTALALSISALSTVAQADPQSQDYIPITLKVSSEQEQASGFIDGQSLSGSTRNWYARERAARAPLWRYYKSDGTRHPTHSRENWVQGTILNYSSGFTQGTVGFAVEAAGYNAIALQQSREAVAGPNNRTLTHSDGDPIGQWSKMGLANVKARVSNTTLTVGRQSVDTPMIAYIGNRALPSSFQGAFLHSAEFDNLSFDLGTFDRVSPRTEQSLSKFRSEYSATGVETDRASTAGINYQPFKSLSTSLYATKVDDFWNQYYFGANHVLGDSAVLSLSTGLNYYKTVDAGSKKMGEIDNDTYSLSLGLTHQAHTLSASWQQVNGNEYFDYLHETNGIYLANSLLSDFNGPNEKSLQISYVLNMAPYGVPGLKFNLYNARGWGIDGTHYRGTAYDVNGLDGETHYEWGIGTSYAVQSGPLKDTSIRATYTAHRASKAQGDGSLDEFRVVTTIPFNIL; this is translated from the coding sequence TTGAAAACGTTCACCTTGACCGCACTGGCCTTATCCATCAGTGCCTTATCCACCGTGGCCCAGGCCGACCCGCAAAGCCAGGACTACATTCCCATCACCCTCAAAGTCAGCAGCGAGCAGGAGCAGGCCAGCGGCTTCATCGACGGCCAGAGCCTGTCCGGTAGCACTCGCAACTGGTACGCCCGCGAACGCGCCGCACGCGCCCCGCTGTGGAGGTACTACAAGAGCGACGGCACCCGCCATCCCACCCACAGCCGCGAGAACTGGGTGCAGGGCACCATTCTCAACTACAGCTCAGGGTTCACCCAGGGCACCGTCGGTTTCGCCGTCGAAGCCGCCGGCTACAATGCCATCGCCCTGCAGCAGAGCCGCGAAGCTGTCGCCGGCCCCAACAACCGTACCCTGACCCACAGCGACGGCGACCCGATCGGCCAGTGGAGCAAGATGGGCCTGGCCAACGTCAAGGCCCGCGTGTCCAACACCACCCTCACCGTTGGCCGCCAATCGGTGGACACGCCGATGATCGCCTATATCGGCAACCGCGCCCTGCCGTCGAGCTTCCAGGGTGCATTCCTGCACAGCGCCGAATTCGACAACCTGAGCTTCGACCTGGGTACTTTCGACCGCGTCTCACCGCGTACCGAACAGAGCCTCAGCAAGTTCCGCAGCGAATACAGTGCCACTGGCGTGGAAACCGACCGCGCCAGCACCGCCGGCATCAACTACCAGCCGTTCAAGAGCCTGAGCACCAGCCTGTACGCCACCAAGGTCGACGACTTCTGGAACCAGTACTACTTCGGCGCCAACCACGTGCTCGGCGACAGTGCTGTACTCAGCCTGAGCACCGGCCTGAACTACTACAAGACCGTCGATGCCGGCAGCAAGAAGATGGGCGAGATCGACAACGACACCTACAGCCTGTCGCTCGGCCTGACCCACCAGGCCCACACCCTCAGCGCCTCCTGGCAGCAGGTCAACGGCAACGAGTACTTCGACTACCTGCACGAAACCAACGGCATCTACCTGGCCAACTCGCTGCTGTCGGACTTCAACGGCCCCAACGAGAAATCGCTGCAGATTTCCTATGTGCTGAACATGGCGCCGTACGGCGTACCGGGCCTGAAGTTCAACCTGTACAACGCCCGCGGCTGGGGCATCGACGGTACCCATTACCGCGGCACCGCCTACGACGTGAATGGCCTGGATGGCGAAACCCACTACGAGTGGGGCATCGGCACCAGCTACGCGGTACAGAGCGGGCCGCTGAAAGACACCAGCATCCGCGCCACCTATACCGCGCACCGCGCCAGCAAGGCCCAGGGCGATGGCAGCCTGGATGAGTTCCGGGTGGTTACCACCATTCCATTCAACATTCTCTGA